In Mercurialis annua linkage group LG6, ddMerAnnu1.2, whole genome shotgun sequence, the following are encoded in one genomic region:
- the LOC126687825 gene encoding uncharacterized protein LOC126687825: protein MRCSCLLNKKQKMSSSHPHQTKMKAKNFSSMRGRGRGSGTGRGSASGRGRGRGSDLVPGDDNVAEEQQQLEAGAPVQPRQQREPGEPPAVLDDRGRARVHPDPSRYVYNLVFHV, encoded by the exons ATGCGTTGTTCATGCCTCCTGAACAAGAAACAGAAGATGAGTTCAtcgcatcctcatcagacgaagatgaaaGCGAAGAACTTTAGTA GTATGAGGGGTCGCGGTCGAGGATCAGGCACAGGCCGAGGATCAGCCTCAGGCCGAGGACGCGGACGGGGATCAGACCTTGTTCCTGGCGATGACAACGTTGCTGAGGAGCAGCAGCAGTTAGAGGCTGGAGCACCTGTTCAGCCTCGGCAGCAGCGTGAGCCTGGCGAGCCCCCGGCTGTTTTGGACGACCGGGGTAGGGCGAGGGTTCACCCGGACCCTAGCAGGTATGTTTACAATTTAGTTTTCCACGTTTAA